In one Spirosoma rigui genomic region, the following are encoded:
- a CDS encoding DUF1599 domain-containing protein: MSQTETDYRHIIQRCKALFLKKNKDYGTAWRILRLPSITDQIFIKAQRIRTLQETGISKVGEGIEPEFVGIINYCVMALIQLEFQATASTGPAPMDIPTDELEHLYDRQVEQVMELLFAKNHDYGEAWRDMRVSSMTDIILMKLLRTKQIEDNHGNTLVSEGVEANYMDMINYAVFCLIKLTH; the protein is encoded by the coding sequence GTGTCCCAAACTGAAACCGACTATCGGCACATTATACAGCGCTGCAAAGCGTTATTTCTTAAGAAGAACAAAGACTACGGTACGGCCTGGCGTATCCTTCGCCTGCCGAGTATTACGGACCAGATCTTTATCAAAGCGCAGCGTATCCGCACCTTACAGGAAACGGGCATCAGCAAGGTTGGTGAAGGCATTGAACCGGAGTTCGTTGGTATCATCAACTACTGCGTCATGGCGTTGATTCAGCTCGAGTTTCAAGCGACAGCTTCTACGGGTCCGGCCCCCATGGATATTCCGACCGATGAACTTGAACACCTCTACGACCGCCAGGTTGAGCAGGTGATGGAACTGCTGTTTGCCAAGAATCATGACTATGGTGAAGCCTGGCGTGATATGCGTGTGAGTTCCATGACCGATATTATCCTGATGAAGTTGCTCCGTACCAAGCAGATCGAGGATAACCACGGTAACACACTCGTTTCAGAAGGGGTAGAAGCCAACTACATGGACATGATCAACTACGCCGTATTCTGCCTGATCAAATTGACCCATTAA